A genome region from Thermomonospora amylolytica includes the following:
- a CDS encoding response regulator transcription factor → MIRVLLVDDQHLVRMGLRMLCESAPDVEVVGEAADGRDAPRLVTELQPDVILMDLRMPGVDGITATGRIMAARPASRIVVLTTFGDDDHLYPALAAGAFGFLVKDAPPQDLLAAIRRAAAGEQPFSQDVLGRLVERAVGAHDACRAPAAGPGLPELTGRERQVLAMVGAGLSNGEIAARLHLGVTTVKTHVANLMRKTGCPNRIRLAVLAVRSGLSAE, encoded by the coding sequence GTGATCCGCGTCCTGCTGGTGGACGACCAGCACCTGGTGCGGATGGGCCTGCGGATGCTCTGCGAGTCGGCCCCCGACGTGGAGGTGGTCGGCGAGGCCGCCGACGGCCGGGACGCCCCGCGGCTGGTCACCGAGCTGCAGCCGGACGTGATCCTGATGGACCTGCGGATGCCCGGGGTGGACGGGATCACCGCCACCGGGCGGATCATGGCGGCCCGCCCGGCCAGCCGGATCGTGGTGCTGACCACGTTCGGCGACGACGACCACCTGTACCCGGCGCTGGCCGCCGGGGCGTTCGGCTTCCTGGTCAAGGACGCCCCGCCGCAGGACCTGCTGGCCGCGATCCGCCGGGCCGCCGCCGGGGAGCAGCCGTTCAGCCAGGACGTGCTCGGCAGGCTGGTGGAGCGGGCGGTCGGCGCGCACGACGCGTGCCGGGCCCCGGCCGCCGGGCCCGGGCTGCCGGAGCTGACCGGCCGCGAACGCCAGGTGCTGGCGATGGTGGGGGCCGGGCTGTCCAACGGCGAGATCGCCGCCCGGCTGCACCTCGGGGTGACCACCGTCAAGACCCACGTCGCCAACCTGATGCGCAAGACCGGCTGCCCCAACCGCATCCGGCTGGCCGTGCTGGCGGTGCGCAGCGGGCTGTCCGCCGAGTGA
- a CDS encoding DUF397 domain-containing protein has protein sequence MSEQEASDRVIIEFIDAADVPDEHRKDNKVFAPGTQAITMRNAADPDGPTLYFTEAEWEAFVAGVKDGEFDDLLEDLPPEDDRN, from the coding sequence GTGAGTGAGCAGGAAGCCTCCGACAGGGTCATCATCGAGTTCATCGACGCCGCCGACGTTCCGGACGAGCACCGCAAGGACAACAAGGTCTTCGCTCCCGGCACCCAGGCGATCACGATGCGGAACGCCGCCGACCCGGACGGTCCCACGCTCTACTTCACCGAGGCCGAGTGGGAGGCGTTCGTCGCCGGGGTGAAGGACGGCGAGTTCGACGACCTGCTGGAGGACCTCCCGCCGGAGGACGACCGGAACTGA
- a CDS encoding proline--tRNA ligase, whose protein sequence is MRWSQLFAPTLRQDPADADAASHRLLVRAGFVRRLMAGHYALLPPAVRVRARIIEVIREEMTRIGGQEFVLPALHPADLWRRTGRWDAMGEEMFRLTDRRGAEVALGMTHEEVVAWLAGELGSYRRLPQIWFQFQTKFRDEPRPRSGLIRVREFTMKDAYSLDLDEEGLDRAFALHHEAYLRIFERLGVPVVPVEASSGAMGGNESVEFMCPTPAGEDRVVRCPSCAYAANVEKATSRLAPVADGPGPDVPERFDTPHARTIEELTVQHGVPADRQIKTLVYVLDDRLTLVLMRGDHALAEQKLADATGAVTIRPAQPDEIVKALGASPGSLGAVTATLPSGEPPPVLADEALRGRRDMTTGANVDGVHVRGVDVERDIAVTRWADLREVTAGEPCPRCGTALEVLTAIEVGHIFKLGRRFTEALDVRVLGPDGRQVVPIMGSYGIGVERAMAAIVEAHHDDAGIVWPAAVAPFRFAVVLLDPRDEQVRRVAERLHGELGPESILDDRDERPGAKFADAELVGVPYRVTVGRRGVAAGTVEIKVRATGETTTVPIDEAAGRLAALRP, encoded by the coding sequence ATGCGCTGGTCTCAGCTCTTCGCACCGACACTGCGGCAGGACCCGGCCGACGCGGACGCGGCGAGCCACCGCCTGCTGGTCCGCGCCGGCTTCGTGCGCCGGCTGATGGCGGGCCACTACGCCCTGCTGCCGCCCGCGGTCCGGGTCAGGGCCAGGATCATCGAGGTGATCCGGGAGGAGATGACCCGGATCGGCGGGCAGGAGTTCGTGCTGCCCGCGCTGCACCCGGCCGACCTGTGGCGGCGGACCGGGCGGTGGGACGCGATGGGCGAGGAGATGTTCCGCCTCACCGACCGCCGGGGCGCGGAGGTCGCGCTGGGCATGACCCACGAGGAGGTCGTCGCCTGGCTGGCCGGTGAGCTGGGCTCGTACCGGCGGCTGCCGCAGATCTGGTTCCAGTTCCAGACCAAGTTCCGCGACGAGCCGCGGCCGCGGTCCGGGCTGATCCGGGTCCGCGAGTTCACCATGAAGGACGCCTACAGCCTGGACCTGGACGAGGAGGGGCTGGACCGGGCGTTCGCCCTGCACCATGAGGCGTACCTGCGGATCTTCGAGCGGCTCGGCGTCCCCGTCGTCCCGGTGGAGGCCTCCAGCGGCGCGATGGGCGGCAACGAGTCGGTGGAGTTCATGTGCCCGACGCCCGCGGGCGAGGACCGGGTGGTGCGGTGCCCGTCCTGCGCGTACGCCGCCAACGTCGAGAAGGCCACCTCGCGCCTGGCCCCGGTGGCGGACGGGCCGGGCCCGGACGTTCCGGAACGGTTCGACACCCCGCACGCCCGGACCATCGAGGAGCTGACCGTCCAGCACGGCGTGCCGGCCGACCGCCAGATCAAGACCCTGGTGTACGTCCTCGACGACCGGCTCACCCTCGTGCTGATGCGCGGCGACCACGCCCTGGCGGAGCAGAAGCTCGCCGACGCCACCGGGGCGGTGACGATCCGCCCCGCCCAGCCCGACGAGATCGTCAAGGCGCTCGGCGCGAGCCCCGGCAGCCTCGGCGCGGTCACCGCCACGCTGCCGTCCGGGGAGCCGCCGCCGGTGCTGGCCGACGAGGCGTTGCGCGGGCGGCGCGACATGACCACCGGCGCCAACGTCGACGGCGTCCACGTGCGCGGCGTGGACGTCGAACGGGACATCGCCGTGACCCGGTGGGCCGACCTGCGGGAGGTGACGGCGGGCGAGCCGTGCCCCCGCTGCGGCACGGCGCTGGAGGTGCTGACCGCGATCGAGGTCGGTCACATCTTCAAGCTGGGCCGCCGCTTCACCGAGGCGCTGGACGTGCGGGTCCTCGGCCCGGACGGCAGGCAGGTGGTGCCGATCATGGGCTCGTACGGGATCGGCGTCGAACGGGCGATGGCCGCGATCGTGGAGGCGCACCACGACGACGCGGGGATCGTCTGGCCCGCCGCGGTCGCCCCGTTCCGGTTCGCGGTGGTCCTGCTCGACCCCCGTGACGAGCAGGTCCGCCGGGTCGCCGAACGCCTCCACGGGGAACTGGGCCCGGAGTCGATCCTGGACGACCGCGACGAGCGGCCGGGCGCCAAGTTCGCCGACGCCGAGCTGGTCGGCGTCCCCTACCGGGTCACCGTCGGCAGGCGGGGCGTGGCCGCCGGGACGGTGGAGATCAAGGTCCGCGCCACCGGCGAGACCACCACGGTGCCGATCGACGAGGCGGCCGGGCGCCTGGCCGCGCTCCGGCCCTGA
- a CDS encoding TetR/AcrR family transcriptional regulator, producing MAVTRRDRLRAATVQEIVQTARRLLVEHGPDAVTLRGVAREMQLTAPALYRYFGSHEELLKRVIGELFGDLADHVRDRITAVPPGDLSGRFLAASRGFREWALAHRREYALLFGNPMPGVDVDLEDHAADGGRRLGWVYLSLYLELWNRAPFPVRSPEEIDPGLRAQLDRYRDRMGVDLPSGAMLTFLRCWTRLQGAVSLEVLGHLSFALDDPEPLFELMLTELAAELGLEYRPPDGP from the coding sequence ATGGCGGTGACCAGGCGCGACCGGCTCCGCGCGGCGACCGTCCAGGAGATCGTGCAGACCGCCCGCCGGCTGCTGGTCGAGCACGGCCCGGACGCGGTCACGCTGCGCGGGGTGGCCCGCGAGATGCAGCTGACCGCGCCCGCCCTGTACCGCTACTTCGGCAGCCACGAGGAACTGCTCAAACGCGTCATCGGGGAGCTGTTCGGCGACCTGGCCGACCACGTGCGGGACCGGATCACGGCGGTGCCGCCCGGCGACCTGTCCGGGCGGTTCCTGGCCGCCTCGCGCGGCTTCCGCGAGTGGGCGCTGGCCCACCGGCGCGAGTACGCCCTGCTGTTCGGCAACCCGATGCCCGGGGTGGACGTCGACCTCGAGGACCACGCCGCCGACGGCGGACGCCGCCTCGGCTGGGTGTACCTGTCGCTGTACCTGGAGCTGTGGAACCGGGCCCCGTTCCCGGTGCGGTCCCCGGAGGAGATCGACCCCGGCCTGCGCGCCCAGCTCGACCGGTACCGCGACCGGATGGGGGTCGACCTCCCGAGCGGGGCCATGCTCACGTTCCTGCGGTGCTGGACGCGGCTGCAGGGCGCCGTCAGCCTCGAGGTGCTCGGGCACCTGAGCTTCGCCCTGGACGACCCCGAGCCCCTGTTCGAGCTCATGCTCACCGAACTGGCCGCAGAACTCGGCCTGGAGTACCGCCCGCCGGACGGCCCGTAG
- the moeZ gene encoding adenylyltransferase/sulfurtransferase MoeZ — translation MSLPPLVEPAAELTRDEVNRYSRHLIIPDVGMAGQKRLKNAKVLCVGAGGLGSPALMYLAAAGVGTLGIIDFDVVDESNLQRQVIHRQSSLGVPKAESAANTVREINPLIDVVVHNVALDRDNVMEIFSGYDLIVDGTDNFATRYMVNDAAVLLGKPYVWGSIYRFDGQASVFWAEHGPCYRCLYPEPPPPGMVPSCAEGGVLGVLCASIGSIQVNEAIKLITGIGEPLVGRLMIYDALEMQYRAVKVRKDPECALCGKNPTITELLPDYEAFCGTVSEEASEAAKDSTISVHELKAMQDRGEDIFLVDVREPNEYEIVSIPGATLIPKGEFLNGNALERLPQDRKIVLHCKSGVRSAEALAVVKKAGFADAVHVGGGVIAWINQIDPSLPTY, via the coding sequence GTGTCGTTGCCCCCTCTGGTCGAGCCCGCTGCGGAGCTCACCCGTGACGAGGTCAACCGCTATTCGCGGCATCTGATCATCCCGGACGTCGGGATGGCCGGTCAGAAGCGCCTCAAGAACGCCAAGGTGCTGTGCGTGGGCGCCGGCGGTCTGGGCTCCCCCGCCCTGATGTACCTGGCCGCCGCCGGGGTGGGGACGCTGGGCATCATCGACTTCGACGTGGTCGACGAGTCCAACCTGCAGCGCCAGGTCATCCACCGGCAGTCCTCGCTGGGCGTGCCCAAGGCCGAGTCCGCCGCCAACACGGTGCGCGAGATCAACCCGCTGATCGACGTGGTGGTGCACAACGTCGCGCTGGACCGCGACAACGTGATGGAGATCTTCTCCGGCTACGACCTGATCGTGGACGGCACCGACAACTTCGCCACCCGCTACATGGTCAACGACGCCGCGGTGCTGCTCGGCAAGCCGTACGTGTGGGGGTCGATCTACCGGTTCGACGGCCAGGCCAGCGTGTTCTGGGCCGAGCACGGCCCGTGCTACCGCTGCCTGTACCCCGAGCCCCCGCCGCCCGGCATGGTGCCGTCCTGCGCCGAGGGCGGCGTGCTCGGCGTGCTGTGCGCCTCCATCGGCTCCATCCAGGTGAACGAGGCCATCAAGCTGATCACCGGGATCGGCGAGCCGCTGGTCGGCCGGCTGATGATCTACGACGCCCTGGAGATGCAGTACCGCGCCGTCAAGGTCCGCAAGGACCCCGAGTGCGCGCTGTGCGGCAAGAACCCCACCATCACCGAGCTGCTGCCGGACTACGAGGCGTTCTGCGGCACGGTGTCGGAGGAGGCCAGCGAGGCCGCCAAGGACTCCACCATCTCGGTGCACGAGCTGAAGGCCATGCAGGACCGCGGGGAGGACATCTTCCTGGTCGACGTGCGCGAGCCGAACGAGTACGAGATCGTCTCGATCCCGGGCGCCACGCTGATCCCCAAGGGCGAGTTCCTGAACGGCAACGCCCTGGAGCGGCTGCCCCAGGACAGGAAGATCGTGCTGCACTGCAAGTCGGGCGTCCGCTCGGCGGAGGCGCTGGCCGTGGTGAAGAAGGCCGGCTTCGCCGACGCGGTGCACGTCGGCGGCGGCGTGATCGCCTGGATCAACCAGATCGACCCGAGCCTGCCCACGTACTGA
- a CDS encoding CsbD family protein — protein sequence MGLLDKLKNKAQQAKGRGKEEAGRATDDPRLEGEGKADRTSGSVKQVGEHAKDAARDVKRSFE from the coding sequence ATGGGACTGCTCGACAAGCTCAAGAACAAGGCACAGCAGGCCAAGGGCCGCGGCAAGGAGGAGGCCGGCCGGGCCACCGACGACCCGCGCCTGGAGGGCGAGGGCAAGGCCGACCGGACCTCCGGGAGCGTCAAGCAGGTGGGCGAGCACGCCAAGGACGCCGCCCGCGACGTGAAGCGCTCCTTCGAGTGA
- a CDS encoding CBS domain-containing protein, which produces MAQKVGEVMTPVPVAVPPRCSLAEAAGQMRAHGIGDVLVVEEGRLRGLVTDRDIVVRAVADGRDVNTTTVGDVCSAELVTVSTADDADTAVRLMSEHAIRRIPVVDGDRPVGIVSIGDLAVQRDEHSVLADISAQPPNT; this is translated from the coding sequence ATGGCACAGAAGGTCGGCGAGGTCATGACCCCGGTCCCGGTCGCGGTGCCGCCCCGGTGCTCGCTGGCCGAGGCCGCCGGGCAGATGCGCGCGCACGGCATCGGCGACGTGCTGGTCGTCGAGGAGGGCCGGCTGCGCGGGCTGGTCACCGACCGGGACATCGTGGTGCGCGCGGTCGCCGACGGCCGGGACGTCAACACCACCACGGTCGGCGACGTGTGCAGCGCCGAACTGGTCACCGTGAGCACGGCCGACGACGCCGACACGGCGGTGCGGCTGATGAGCGAGCACGCGATCCGGCGGATCCCGGTCGTCGACGGCGACCGCCCGGTCGGCATCGTGTCCATCGGGGACCTGGCCGTGCAGCGCGACGAGCACTCGGTGCTCGCCGACATCAGCGCCCAGCCCCCGAACACCTAG
- a CDS encoding sensor histidine kinase has translation MLTRWMERIVDDQAAPARFVVLSVLALGDLRLVHRPETGRDWALALGALAVCLAGSRVPLGAAVTLGALLLGGDLLGAQVGVPIKAMIAVALFELALRRSGRRAVLGAAVTVTLVGVHVLRSHDEAAGSLYRLGILAGLPLLLGAYIRLTRENARQARERAAETERRRRSETLAARAAERTAIARELHDLVAHHVSSMVLRVGVARHVLTGDTDPRVAEVLDDLHGSGTAALADLRRLVALLRDPEQVRADPATSLVEPAGLVEALEAVLERGRRTGPAVTAEVDPAITGLDAMRGLAVLRLCQEGLANVARHAGPGAAARLSVRLDGATVRVEIADDGGRDVPPPERPAAVRSGGYGLIGMTERVELLGGRLQAGPVPGGRGWRLLAELPSGPPPAAEPVPGAEPGPALVHFAAPPDALDPGGRHGGPGR, from the coding sequence GTGCTGACCCGGTGGATGGAGCGGATCGTCGACGACCAGGCGGCCCCGGCCCGCTTCGTCGTGCTGTCCGTTCTGGCGCTGGGCGACCTGCGGCTGGTGCACCGCCCGGAGACTGGGCGGGACTGGGCGCTGGCGCTCGGGGCGCTGGCGGTCTGCCTGGCCGGATCGCGGGTCCCGCTGGGGGCGGCGGTCACGCTGGGGGCGCTGCTGCTGGGCGGCGACCTGCTCGGCGCGCAGGTCGGGGTGCCGATCAAGGCGATGATCGCGGTGGCGCTGTTCGAGCTGGCGCTGCGCAGGTCGGGACGGCGGGCGGTGCTCGGGGCCGCGGTGACCGTGACGCTGGTGGGCGTGCACGTGCTGCGCTCCCACGACGAGGCGGCCGGGTCGCTGTACCGGTTGGGCATCCTGGCCGGGCTGCCGCTGCTGCTCGGCGCCTACATCCGGCTGACCCGCGAGAACGCCCGGCAGGCCCGCGAACGGGCCGCCGAGACCGAACGCCGCCGCCGGTCCGAGACGCTCGCCGCCCGCGCCGCCGAGCGCACCGCCATCGCCCGCGAGCTGCACGACTTGGTGGCCCACCACGTCTCGTCGATGGTGCTGCGGGTCGGGGTGGCCCGGCACGTGCTGACCGGCGACACCGACCCCCGGGTCGCCGAGGTGCTGGACGACCTGCACGGATCGGGGACCGCGGCGCTGGCGGACCTGCGCCGGCTGGTGGCGCTGCTGCGCGACCCCGAGCAGGTCCGGGCCGACCCGGCGACCTCGCTGGTGGAGCCGGCCGGGCTGGTGGAGGCGCTGGAGGCGGTGCTGGAGCGCGGCCGGCGGACCGGGCCGGCGGTGACCGCCGAGGTGGACCCGGCGATCACCGGGCTGGACGCGATGCGCGGGCTGGCCGTCCTGCGGCTGTGCCAGGAGGGCCTGGCCAACGTGGCCCGGCACGCCGGCCCGGGCGCCGCCGCGCGCCTGTCGGTGCGGCTGGACGGCGCCACGGTACGGGTGGAGATCGCCGACGACGGCGGCCGGGACGTCCCGCCGCCGGAGCGTCCGGCGGCGGTGCGATCCGGGGGATACGGGCTGATCGGCATGACCGAACGCGTGGAACTGCTGGGCGGCCGGCTCCAGGCCGGTCCGGTGCCGGGCGGGCGCGGCTGGCGGCTGCTGGCCGAGCTGCCCTCGGGCCCGCCCCCGGCCGCCGAGCCCGTCCCAGGGGCCGAACCCGGCCCGGCGCTGGTGCACTTCGCCGCCCCGCCGGACGCCCTGGATCCGGGCGGACGGCACGGAGGGCCGGGCCGGTGA
- a CDS encoding S8 family peptidase has protein sequence MLRRPGRAGLVARAGTTLAALAAVGLAVAPVAVPAHADEIRDRQQPILRALGVPEAWKITRGAGVTVAVVDSGVDPGQADLRGSVTAGPNMLADIDGRRPPVGRHGTGMASLIAGHGHGPGGRDGVIGVAPQARILSLRVIAEPGDPSYALYRSGRESDSVARGIRYAADNGADVINLSIGNDRPDPEEREAVAHAIAKGAVVISAVGNDGDERDRLDEDGFAPYSYPASYPGVIGVAATGRGNDRAPFSNRNHSVVVSAPGVGIPVAGPGDDYFLTEGTSDASALVSGIAALIRSRHPGLRPALVRQALLDSTRHRPAGEYDASVGFGQVHAGAALRAAARLAAVRDPGGLPADERFGADAPGPVKVIDRPVWLEPVAIAAIVLCLGGVAGGGALAVTLWRRTRPLPWWAGPVAVAGPPPRPVPPPLVFDDAAPPPERPAGPPVFERPEAPAATETPAPERPAAPVVPAAPPGARMPAPTFEHPTQPSGPSGLMPPPPEPSLLNRPDPPPRSARPQFEPPA, from the coding sequence ATGCTGAGGCGGCCGGGACGCGCCGGGCTCGTGGCCCGGGCGGGGACGACGCTGGCCGCGCTGGCCGCGGTCGGCCTGGCGGTCGCGCCGGTCGCCGTTCCCGCGCACGCCGACGAGATCCGCGACCGGCAGCAGCCGATCCTGCGCGCCCTCGGTGTCCCGGAGGCCTGGAAGATCACCCGCGGGGCCGGGGTGACCGTCGCGGTCGTCGACTCCGGGGTGGACCCCGGCCAGGCCGACCTGCGCGGCTCGGTGACGGCCGGCCCCAACATGCTCGCCGACATCGACGGCCGCCGCCCCCCGGTGGGCCGGCACGGCACCGGGATGGCCTCGCTGATCGCCGGGCACGGGCACGGCCCCGGCGGCCGGGACGGCGTCATCGGCGTCGCCCCGCAGGCCCGGATCCTGTCGCTGCGGGTGATCGCCGAACCCGGCGACCCCTCCTACGCGCTCTACCGGTCCGGCCGCGAGTCCGACTCGGTGGCCCGCGGCATCCGGTACGCCGCCGACAACGGCGCCGACGTGATCAACCTGTCGATCGGCAACGACCGGCCCGACCCGGAGGAGCGCGAGGCCGTCGCGCACGCCATCGCCAAGGGCGCGGTGGTGATCTCGGCGGTGGGCAACGACGGCGACGAGCGCGACCGGCTCGACGAGGACGGCTTCGCCCCGTACTCCTACCCGGCCTCCTATCCCGGGGTGATCGGGGTCGCCGCCACCGGCCGCGGCAACGACCGGGCCCCGTTCTCCAACCGCAACCACTCGGTGGTGGTGTCGGCGCCCGGGGTGGGGATCCCGGTCGCCGGGCCCGGCGACGACTACTTCCTGACCGAGGGCACCAGCGACGCCAGCGCGCTGGTCTCCGGGATCGCCGCGCTGATCCGCTCCCGCCATCCCGGCCTGCGGCCGGCGCTGGTCCGGCAGGCGCTGCTGGACAGCACCCGGCACCGCCCGGCCGGGGAGTACGACGCGTCGGTGGGGTTCGGCCAGGTGCACGCCGGGGCGGCGCTGCGCGCGGCGGCCCGGCTGGCGGCCGTCCGCGACCCCGGCGGCCTGCCCGCCGACGAGCGGTTCGGCGCCGACGCGCCCGGCCCGGTGAAGGTGATCGACCGGCCCGTCTGGCTGGAGCCGGTCGCGATCGCCGCCATCGTGCTGTGCCTGGGCGGCGTCGCCGGAGGCGGCGCGCTGGCCGTGACGCTGTGGCGGCGCACCCGCCCGCTGCCGTGGTGGGCGGGGCCGGTCGCCGTCGCCGGGCCCCCGCCGCGCCCGGTCCCGCCCCCGCTGGTCTTCGACGACGCCGCCCCGCCCCCGGAGCGCCCCGCAGGCCCGCCGGTGTTCGAACGCCCCGAGGCCCCGGCCGCCACCGAGACGCCGGCCCCGGAACGCCCCGCCGCCCCGGTGGTCCCGGCGGCCCCGCCCGGAGCCCGGATGCCCGCGCCGACCTTCG
- a CDS encoding MMPL family transporter produces MLERWGRLTYRRRRPILALALAAMIFAGVWGTGVFGAMTSADGFSTPGSQSAEAVEVAERSLPRDDTDVVVVYEDRAGRTADHPAVRAAVTAALAELPRDRVARVTSYYSTGSPAFLSADRTKTFAAVMLAGDDAAERADAYTAIKDALGRADGLAVQVGGSVAANDAINGRVSADIARAELMSAPILLVLLVVIFGGLVAAALPLAVGGIAILGSFTALHAIALVTDVSVFAVNVTTFLGMGLAIDYGLFMVARFREELRRAAGAPDAVQEALAATMATAGRTVLVSGITVAISMAGLILFPQIFLKSMGYGGVATVLVDLVAALTVLPALLAVLGPRVNALPVRRRAAGTAGDGPGRWQRLAHGVMRRPALYAVAATAVLLAVAAPFLRIDWGAVDTRVLPEGTEVRVVDETLEREFPRDTDVPVQVVLEGRTDPAAFAERLARVPGVTGASVTGNGAEAARISLTYAGDAQSDATRELVERVRDVPAPPGVRVHVGGPTAAVIDQLDSMGAVLPWAALVVGLAITVLLFLAFGSLVLPVKAIAANLLSLGAAFGAVVWIFQDGNLSGPLGFTATGDIAPAMPILMLLLLFGVSMDYEVFLLSRIREQYDRTGEVAGAIAAGLQRTGGIITSAALLLVVVIGALATSGVSFIKLIGVGMAVAIVLDATVVRLVLVPATMRLLGRACWWAPGPLARVHRRYGIGEEDDARPRELAGTG; encoded by the coding sequence ATGTTGGAACGATGGGGACGCCTGACCTACCGGCGGCGCCGGCCGATCCTGGCCCTGGCGCTGGCCGCCATGATCTTCGCCGGGGTCTGGGGCACCGGCGTGTTCGGCGCGATGACCTCGGCCGACGGGTTCTCCACGCCGGGCAGCCAGAGCGCCGAGGCGGTCGAGGTCGCCGAGCGGTCGCTGCCCCGCGACGACACCGACGTGGTGGTCGTCTACGAGGACCGCGCCGGCCGCACGGCCGACCATCCGGCCGTGCGGGCCGCCGTCACCGCGGCCCTGGCCGAGCTCCCGCGGGACCGGGTCGCCCGGGTGACCAGCTACTACTCGACCGGATCGCCCGCCTTCCTCAGCGCGGACCGCACCAAGACGTTCGCCGCCGTGATGCTCGCCGGGGACGACGCCGCCGAACGCGCCGACGCGTACACGGCGATCAAGGACGCGCTCGGGCGGGCCGACGGGCTGGCCGTGCAGGTCGGCGGAAGCGTCGCGGCCAACGACGCGATCAACGGGCGGGTCTCGGCCGACATCGCCCGGGCCGAGCTGATGTCCGCCCCGATCCTGCTGGTGCTGCTGGTGGTGATCTTCGGCGGGCTGGTGGCGGCGGCGCTGCCGCTGGCGGTGGGCGGGATCGCCATCCTCGGCTCGTTCACCGCGCTGCACGCGATCGCGCTGGTCACCGACGTGTCGGTGTTCGCGGTGAACGTCACCACCTTCCTGGGGATGGGCCTGGCCATCGACTACGGGCTGTTCATGGTCGCCCGGTTCCGCGAGGAGCTGCGGCGCGCCGCCGGCGCCCCGGACGCGGTGCAGGAGGCGCTGGCCGCCACCATGGCCACCGCCGGGCGGACCGTGCTGGTCTCCGGGATCACGGTCGCGATCTCCATGGCCGGGCTGATCCTGTTCCCGCAGATCTTCCTCAAGTCGATGGGGTACGGCGGCGTGGCCACCGTGCTGGTCGACCTGGTGGCGGCGCTGACCGTGCTGCCGGCGCTGCTGGCGGTGCTCGGCCCGCGGGTGAACGCGCTGCCGGTCCGCCGCCGGGCCGCCGGGACCGCCGGGGACGGGCCGGGCCGCTGGCAGCGGCTCGCCCACGGCGTGATGCGCCGCCCCGCGCTGTACGCCGTGGCCGCCACCGCGGTGCTGCTGGCCGTCGCCGCCCCGTTCCTGCGGATCGACTGGGGCGCGGTCGACACCCGGGTGCTGCCGGAGGGCACCGAGGTCAGGGTGGTCGACGAGACCCTGGAACGCGAGTTCCCCCGCGACACCGACGTTCCCGTCCAGGTCGTGCTCGAAGGCCGGACCGACCCGGCGGCGTTCGCCGAACGGCTGGCCCGGGTCCCCGGCGTGACCGGCGCGTCCGTCACCGGCAACGGCGCCGAGGCCGCCCGGATCTCCCTGACCTACGCCGGCGACGCCCAGTCCGACGCCACCCGCGAGCTGGTGGAACGGGTCCGCGACGTGCCCGCCCCGCCGGGCGTGCGGGTCCACGTCGGCGGCCCCACCGCGGCGGTGATCGACCAGCTCGACAGCATGGGCGCCGTGCTGCCGTGGGCGGCGCTGGTGGTGGGACTGGCGATCACGGTGCTGCTGTTCCTGGCGTTCGGCTCGCTGGTGCTGCCGGTCAAGGCGATCGCGGCGAACCTGCTGTCGCTGGGGGCCGCGTTCGGCGCGGTGGTGTGGATCTTCCAGGACGGCAACCTGTCGGGCCCGCTGGGCTTCACCGCCACCGGCGACATCGCCCCGGCCATGCCGATCCTGATGCTGCTCCTGCTGTTCGGGGTCTCGATGGACTACGAGGTGTTCCTGCTGTCACGGATCCGCGAGCAGTACGACCGGACCGGTGAGGTCGCCGGCGCCATCGCGGCCGGGCTGCAGCGCACCGGCGGCATCATCACCAGCGCCGCGCTGCTGCTGGTCGTGGTGATCGGCGCGCTGGCCACCTCGGGGGTGTCGTTCATCAAGCTGATCGGGGTCGGCATGGCCGTCGCGATCGTGCTGGACGCCACCGTGGTGCGGCTGGTGCTGGTGCCGGCGACGATGCGGCTGCTGGGCCGGGCCTGCTGGTGGGCGCCGGGCCCGCTGGCCCGGGTGCACCGCCGGTACGGGATCGGCGAGGAGGACGACGCCAGGCCGCGCGAACTCGCCGGTACGGGATGA